A single Micromonospora luteifusca DNA region contains:
- a CDS encoding HEAT repeat domain-containing protein: protein MESHEVADLFDQAVVQLRRVVESGAPDAVDDLDDGAGLLRHAASAGAVALGLAVGKLADPDRVVRAAACDLLGVTSSLHEEVCAEAATALILLAANEADPEVHWSIARALGATCDARALPTLITLAGSPDSDVRFHVAVSVPAVLDDPPAEEGEAVLIDLCTDSDPNVREWATFGLGWVSSADGGAVRQALWDRAHDADPAVREEGVRGLARRRDRKALPLVRGLLAQDEVHRFTFQAAAYLADPSVLPLLEGFDPTADGVAEALRECDPTRRAQRDEAAWRLLNAIHLRRPDLQVAIFAERFDLGLFMDVTNGSTFSGHWFVDGLLKRAEGDPDRAAELAIAAVT from the coding sequence GTGGAGTCGCATGAGGTGGCGGACTTGTTCGACCAGGCGGTGGTTCAGCTGCGTCGCGTCGTCGAGTCGGGCGCCCCTGACGCCGTCGACGACCTCGACGACGGAGCTGGCCTGCTTCGCCACGCCGCCAGCGCCGGTGCGGTGGCGCTCGGGCTGGCTGTCGGGAAACTGGCCGATCCGGACCGTGTGGTGCGCGCGGCGGCGTGCGACCTGCTCGGCGTGACGAGCAGTCTGCACGAGGAGGTGTGCGCGGAGGCGGCGACGGCTCTGATCCTGCTGGCGGCGAACGAGGCCGACCCCGAGGTGCACTGGTCGATCGCACGTGCCCTCGGTGCCACCTGCGATGCCCGGGCTCTGCCAACCTTGATCACCCTGGCGGGCAGCCCGGACTCCGACGTGCGGTTCCACGTCGCGGTCTCGGTACCTGCCGTCCTCGACGATCCGCCGGCCGAGGAAGGCGAAGCGGTGTTGATCGACCTGTGCACCGACTCCGATCCGAACGTCCGGGAGTGGGCGACCTTCGGCCTCGGCTGGGTGAGCAGCGCGGATGGGGGAGCTGTGCGGCAGGCGTTGTGGGACCGCGCCCACGACGCCGACCCAGCGGTACGCGAGGAAGGTGTCCGGGGGTTGGCGCGGCGCCGGGACCGCAAGGCTCTGCCCCTGGTACGCGGGCTGCTCGCGCAGGACGAGGTTCACCGGTTCACCTTCCAGGCAGCCGCATACCTCGCGGACCCGTCTGTGCTGCCGTTGCTGGAGGGGTTCGATCCCACCGCGGACGGTGTCGCGGAGGCCCTGCGGGAGTGTGACCCGACGCGCCGTGCCCAGCGCGACGAGGCGGCGTGGCGGCTTCTGAACGCCATCCATCTGCGGCGGCCCGATCTGCAGGTCGCCATCTTCGCCGAACGCTTCGACCTTGGCCTGTTCATGGACGTCACCAACGGTTCGACCTTCTCCGGCCACTGGTTCGTCGATGGACTGCTCAAGCGGGCCGAAGGCGACCCAGATCGTGCGGCCGAGCTGGCGATCGCGGCGGTGACCTAG
- a CDS encoding glycerophosphodiester phosphodiesterase family protein gives MELTACPATGRPNPGGRPRRYGPAGCRPTGRCTTRCRAPSPQPTGTCGRTRRTSTNRTSGPLQTRYDLKVIPYTVDDATVMQRVIDLGVDGRITDDPDLLVSVAIRNGLR, from the coding sequence GTGGAACTGACTGCGTGCCCGGCCACCGGCCGACCAAACCCCGGAGGTCGTCCACGGCGGTACGGGCCGGCCGGGTGTCGGCCAACTGGCAGGTGCACGACCCGTTGCAGGGCACCGTCGCCTCAGCCGACTGGTACCTGCGGGAGAACCCGGCGTACTTCCACGAACCGGACGTCCGGACCCCTGCAGACGCGTTACGACCTGAAGGTGATTCCGTACACCGTCGATGACGCGACGGTGATGCAGCGCGTCATCGACCTCGGCGTCGACGGCAGGATCACCGACGACCCGGACCTGTTGGTGAGCGTCGCGATCCGCAACGGCCTGCGCTGA
- a CDS encoding sporulation protein, with protein sequence MVFKKMLSAFGVGGPSVDTVLTNPNTRPGLTLDGQVNLVGGDAEAAIEQVVIGLVTRVEVEGHDTEYAGTMEFHRMVVSGPLQLAPKQQLSIPFQLPVPWETPITDVYGQRLHGMTMGLRTELAIARAVDKSDLDQVAVHPLPVHERILEAFQRLGFRFKHADLERGHIRGVQQTLPFYQEIEFFASPQYASTIREVELTFVTSQRGVEVILECDKRGGFLSAGHDAFGRYQVSHADADRVDWAQVVDGWLRETTSRYGSLRSQYGPSRGHGHSRGHGMGGMVAGAALGVAGGMIAGEMIEDAFEGDFGDFGGDE encoded by the coding sequence ATGGTCTTCAAGAAGATGTTGAGCGCGTTCGGTGTGGGCGGCCCCAGTGTGGACACTGTGCTGACCAACCCCAACACCCGGCCCGGCCTGACCCTCGACGGGCAGGTCAACCTCGTCGGTGGCGACGCTGAGGCAGCCATCGAGCAGGTGGTGATCGGCCTGGTCACCCGGGTCGAGGTCGAAGGACACGACACCGAGTACGCGGGCACGATGGAGTTCCACCGGATGGTGGTCAGCGGGCCGCTCCAGCTCGCCCCGAAGCAGCAGCTCTCGATCCCGTTCCAGCTGCCGGTGCCGTGGGAAACCCCGATCACCGACGTGTACGGCCAGCGCCTGCACGGCATGACGATGGGTCTGCGTACCGAGTTGGCGATCGCCCGCGCGGTCGACAAGAGCGACCTGGACCAGGTGGCGGTGCACCCGCTGCCGGTGCACGAGCGGATCCTGGAGGCGTTCCAGCGGCTCGGCTTCCGGTTCAAGCACGCCGACCTGGAGCGCGGGCACATCCGGGGTGTCCAGCAGACGCTGCCGTTCTACCAGGAGATCGAGTTCTTCGCCTCGCCGCAGTACGCGAGCACGATCAGGGAGGTCGAGCTGACCTTCGTGACGAGCCAGCGGGGCGTGGAGGTCATCCTGGAGTGCGACAAGCGCGGCGGGTTCCTCAGCGCCGGGCACGATGCCTTCGGCCGCTACCAGGTGTCCCACGCCGATGCTGACCGGGTGGACTGGGCGCAGGTCGTCGACGGCTGGCTGCGCGAGACCACCTCCCGTTACGGCAGCCTGCGCTCGCAGTACGGCCCGAGCCGCGGCCACGGCCACAGCCGCGGTCACGGAATGGGCGGCATGGTGGCGGGTGCCGCACTCGGCGTCGCCGGCGGCATGATCGCCGGCGAAATGATCGAGGACGCGTTCGAGGGTGACTTCGGCGATTTCGGTGGCGACGAGTAA
- a CDS encoding HelD family protein produces MSRHSGGSGELPLDDEIGREQEYVSMLYDRLDGLREQAAQRLTAELRNTGGTLQDRSQRDSSVAMYADQVEQFSAVENGLCFGRLDGDDDSRHYIGRLGIFDTSGDYDPLLMDWRAPAARPFYLATAANPQGVRRRRHLRTRQRKVTGLNDEVLDIGTASPGAHEELTGEASLLAALNAGRTGRMRDIVETIQAEQDEIIRAELPGVMVVQGGPGTGKTAVALHRAAYLLYTHRRELSSRGVLLVGPNATFLRYISQVLPTLAETGVLLRTQGDLFPGVSAQRVEPAETAALKGRAVLAEVLARAVRDRQWVPDEPLEIEVEREALSLDPETVRTARDRVRRVDRPHNLARALFDTEVVHALADQVAERIGADPLGGDNLLDEADRAEIRRELREEPEIRAALDRLWPVLTPQRLLADLYADPDRIAAAAPMLTDGERAMLHREPGGWTPADVPLLDEAAELLGEDERAAAARRDRIRRMEREYAEGVLEIARGSRSIDVEDEADGGEILGVTDLIDADRLLERQEEADRLTTAQRAAADRTWAFGHVIVDEAQELSPMAWRLLMRRCPSRSMTIVGDVAQTGALSGTPSWADALAPYVAQRWRLTELTVSYRTPAEIMAVAADVLAEIDPALRPPRSVRESGVPPWDQTVPDEQLAAELVAAATREAAGLTEGRLGVLVPAGRVAELGSAVTAALPEAAVGEHPELESRVVVLTVAQAKGLEFDSVLVVDPDRMVAESPRGRSDLYVALTRATQRLGILRPGN; encoded by the coding sequence TTGTCAAGGCACTCCGGCGGTTCCGGCGAATTGCCGCTCGACGACGAGATTGGTCGCGAGCAGGAGTACGTCTCGATGCTCTACGACCGCTTGGACGGGCTGCGTGAGCAGGCCGCCCAACGGCTCACCGCCGAGTTGCGCAACACCGGCGGAACCCTCCAGGACCGCTCGCAGCGGGACAGCTCGGTAGCGATGTACGCCGATCAGGTCGAGCAGTTCTCCGCCGTGGAGAACGGGCTCTGCTTCGGCCGCCTCGACGGCGATGATGACTCCCGCCACTACATCGGCCGGCTCGGCATCTTCGACACCAGTGGTGATTACGACCCGCTGCTGATGGACTGGCGGGCCCCCGCCGCCCGCCCGTTCTATCTCGCCACCGCCGCCAACCCGCAGGGCGTACGCCGTCGTCGGCACCTGCGCACCCGGCAGCGCAAGGTGACCGGGCTCAACGACGAGGTGCTCGACATCGGCACCGCCTCCCCCGGCGCCCATGAGGAGTTGACCGGTGAGGCGTCGCTGCTCGCCGCGCTCAACGCCGGCCGGACCGGGCGGATGCGCGACATCGTCGAGACCATCCAGGCCGAACAGGACGAGATCATCCGCGCCGAACTGCCCGGCGTCATGGTGGTCCAGGGCGGCCCGGGAACGGGCAAGACCGCGGTCGCGCTGCACCGGGCGGCGTACCTGCTCTATACCCACCGCCGCGAACTCTCCAGCCGGGGCGTGCTGCTGGTCGGCCCGAACGCGACCTTCCTGCGCTACATCTCCCAGGTGCTGCCGACGCTGGCCGAGACGGGCGTGCTGCTGCGTACCCAGGGTGATCTTTTCCCCGGGGTGAGCGCCCAGCGGGTCGAACCGGCCGAGACCGCTGCGCTCAAGGGCCGGGCCGTGCTGGCCGAGGTCCTGGCACGTGCGGTACGGGACCGGCAGTGGGTGCCGGACGAGCCGCTGGAGATCGAGGTCGAGCGGGAGGCGCTGAGCCTGGACCCGGAGACCGTGCGAACCGCCCGCGATCGGGTACGCCGCGTCGACCGGCCGCACAACCTGGCCCGCGCGCTGTTCGACACGGAGGTCGTCCACGCGCTCGCCGACCAGGTGGCCGAACGGATCGGCGCCGACCCGCTGGGCGGGGACAACCTGCTCGACGAGGCCGACCGGGCCGAGATCCGCCGTGAGTTGCGCGAGGAGCCGGAGATCCGGGCCGCCCTGGACCGGTTGTGGCCGGTGCTCACCCCGCAGCGCCTGCTCGCCGACCTGTACGCCGACCCGGACCGGATCGCCGCCGCCGCGCCGATGCTCACCGACGGCGAGCGGGCGATGCTGCACCGCGAGCCGGGTGGTTGGACGCCGGCCGACGTGCCGTTGCTGGACGAGGCCGCCGAGTTGCTCGGTGAGGACGAGCGGGCCGCCGCCGCCCGCCGGGACCGGATCCGCCGGATGGAGCGGGAGTACGCCGAGGGTGTTCTCGAGATCGCCCGGGGCTCCCGCTCGATCGACGTCGAGGACGAGGCCGACGGTGGTGAGATCCTCGGCGTGACCGACCTGATCGACGCGGACCGGCTGCTGGAACGGCAGGAGGAGGCCGACCGGCTGACCACCGCGCAGCGGGCCGCCGCCGACCGCACCTGGGCGTTCGGCCACGTGATCGTGGATGAGGCGCAGGAACTCTCGCCGATGGCGTGGCGGTTGCTGATGCGCCGCTGCCCGAGTCGGTCGATGACCATCGTCGGCGACGTCGCGCAGACCGGCGCGCTGAGTGGCACACCGTCCTGGGCGGACGCCCTCGCCCCGTACGTGGCGCAGCGGTGGCGGCTGACCGAGCTGACGGTCAGCTACCGCACACCTGCCGAGATCATGGCGGTCGCCGCCGACGTGCTGGCCGAGATCGACCCCGCGCTGCGGCCGCCGCGCTCGGTGCGGGAGAGCGGCGTACCTCCGTGGGACCAGACGGTGCCCGACGAGCAGTTGGCGGCGGAACTGGTCGCGGCGGCCACCCGGGAGGCGGCCGGTCTGACCGAGGGTCGACTCGGTGTGCTCGTGCCGGCCGGCCGGGTGGCCGAATTGGGGTCGGCGGTGACCGCCGCGTTGCCGGAGGCCGCCGTGGGCGAGCATCCGGAGTTGGAGAGCCGGGTGGTGGTGCTGACCGTCGCGCAGGCCAAGGGGCTGGAGTTCGACTCGGTGCTGGTCGTCGACCCGGACCGGATGGTGGCCGAGTCGCCGCGCGGACGCAGCGACCTCTACGTGGCGCTCACCCGCGCCACCCAACGCCTGGGCATCCTGCGCCCCGGCAACTGA
- a CDS encoding SGNH/GDSL hydrolase family protein — MILRTGQRVVFIGDSITDCGRRAAAAPYGSGYVSLVRALVGARHPELELEWVNRGVSGDTVRDLAARWDDDVIAERPDWLAVLIGINDIWRHYGDRPEEAVGIEEYERTLRDLLRRAVAATGCRLILGDPFLIEADRTDRQRADTDRYAAVVAGLAAEFDAVHVPNQAAFDRVLAVSAAKRWADDRVHPHLPGHAVIADAYLSALGAR; from the coding sequence ATGATCCTGCGGACCGGGCAACGGGTGGTCTTCATCGGCGACAGCATCACCGATTGTGGTCGGCGCGCCGCCGCCGCGCCCTACGGCAGCGGTTATGTCAGCCTCGTCCGCGCCCTGGTGGGCGCGCGGCACCCCGAGTTGGAGCTGGAGTGGGTCAACCGGGGTGTGAGCGGCGACACCGTGCGGGACCTGGCCGCCCGCTGGGACGACGACGTCATCGCCGAGCGCCCCGACTGGCTCGCGGTGCTGATCGGCATCAACGACATCTGGCGACACTACGGCGACCGGCCCGAGGAGGCCGTCGGCATCGAGGAGTACGAGCGCACCCTGCGCGACCTGCTTCGTCGGGCGGTTGCCGCCACCGGCTGCCGACTGATCCTCGGTGATCCGTTCCTCATCGAGGCCGACCGCACCGACCGGCAACGCGCCGATACCGACCGGTACGCGGCGGTGGTGGCAGGGTTGGCCGCCGAGTTCGACGCGGTGCACGTGCCCAATCAGGCGGCGTTCGACCGGGTGCTGGCGGTCAGTGCGGCCAAGCGTTGGGCCGACGACCGGGTGCATCCGCACCTGCCCGGTCACGCGGTGATCGCCGACGCCTACCTCAGCGCCCTCGGCGCGCGCTGA